The following are encoded in a window of Osmia bicornis bicornis chromosome 15, iOsmBic2.1, whole genome shotgun sequence genomic DNA:
- the LOC114877696 gene encoding uncharacterized protein LOC114877696 produces the protein MVFVKLLLLACALGISLEGINGHGMMLSPVSRSSAWREGFPVEVNYNDNELFCGGFQIQMQNGGKCGECGDNYALPRPRPNDNGGIYGLGIIVKKYTPNEIINVKVQLTANHRGTFRFNLCQLMNEHHVETEECFNEHPLQLEDGSYELSVPPSKAKFDIPIRLPANFTCEHCVLRWHYRTGNNWGECEDGSTGLGCGPQETFRNCADVSILPPASNSSSS, from the exons ATGGTGTTTGTGAAACTCTTACTGCTAGCCTGTGCCCTGGGCATCTCCCTTGAAGGGATCAATGGACACGGGATGATGTTGAGTCCTGTCAGCAGAAGCAGTGCTTGGCGAGAAGGCTTTCCGGTTGAAGTTAATTACAACGATAATGAGCTTTTCTGCGGTGGTTTTCAA ATTCAAATGCAAAATGGTGGAAAATGTGGAGAATGTGGGGATAACTATGCTCTTCCTCGACCCAGACCAAATGACAATGGTGGAATTTATGGACTTGGTATAATTGTGAAGAA GTACACTCCAAATGAAATCATCAACGTGAAAGTACAATTAACTGCCAATCATCGTGGAACCTTCCGGTTCAACCTGTGCCAGTTGATGAACGAGCATCACGTGGAAACCGAGGAGTGTTTCAACGAACATCCCCTGCAGTTGGAAGACGGTTCCTACGAGCTGAGCGTACCGCCCAGTAAAGCGAAATTCGACATACCGATTCGTCTACCGGCGAATTTCACCTGCGAACACTGCGTCCTCCGATGGCACTACAGAACCGGAAACAATTGGGGCGAGTGCGAGGATGGCAGTACTGGCTTGGGCTGCGGACCACAGGAAACCTTCAGAAACTGCGCGGACGTTTCTATTCTTCCTCCTGCATCGAACTCTTCCTCTTCTTAG